TCTACAGCTACATTAGTGCCATGTATTCCAAGCTTTTCAGGCGGGTTTACTTCACCCCAAACCTTATGCCCAGCATGCTCGCTGCTTACTTTTAATTTATTCATAAATTCTGGATCTATAGGCATTTTTAAATCACCTTCAAATTTAACAACGTTAAATTATTGCTGTTAAAAATTTATAAATTTTTCGATCAACTTCTAATCATAAAACTTGGAAAAGCTGAAGTTTAAATTAAGTGTTAAGAATTTAACGAGATGAAACTTTAAGTTTTACAATTTTTAAGATTCTATATTAATAATGCTAATTCCTAATCCATCTACTAATATTCTTTTATAAAAAGCGTAGGCTTCCTCCTCGCTGTTAAAGTTATCTACAACCATTATACCGCTTTTCAAAATGCTAATAACTCTATTGTTATCAGAGTCGGTAAAAGTTATTCCTAAATTTGCTTTAACTCTTATATTAAAGTTTTTAAAACCAGCTATTAATAATGCTAATTTATTCATGTCTATGTTAAGGTTTTTCTTTGGCGTTATTAAAAATACTCTTTTTCCTTCTCTACCGCATAATTCGCTAACAATTTTTTCTTCAACTGGTTTAATAATGGCTTGTTTTAGGCTGCATATTGGACATTTATCTGATTTTAAAACATTTATTATATCGAAAGTCATCTCTCCAATATCGCAATATAAAAGTTTACCAGTTAATAATGGTTTTTTCCCAGTAATTATTTTAACAGCCTCTGAAACCTCTATACTCGCTATAATATTAAGAATTGATGGATGAACCCCAACAACCGCGCATGAAGGTAGTAAACTATCATCAACTTCTCCTTGAAAACATTCTAAACATGGTGTTTCTCCAGGTATAATTGTTGATGCGCTTCCAAAAGTCATAATTGCAGCTCCATAGATATATGGTACACCAATCTTTTGGCATGCACGATTTATTATATAGCGTGTACTCATGCGATCAAGCCCATCAACAACCACATCAACACCCTTAATAATCTCATCAATATTACGGTGATTTAAAGATAATGGTAAAGGCTCCACTTCTATATTTGGGTTTAATTCTTTAAGCCTTATAGCTGCAGCTTCAACCTTTGGATAGCCTAAATATTTAATGCTGTAGATATGTTGTCTTTGCAGATTAGATGCTTCAACAACATCATGATCAACTAAACGTAAATGGCCAACACCCATAGCGGCTAACTGTATAGCAATCGGTGAACCTAATCCACCTAAACCAACTATACATATGCTTCCCTTTTTAAGCTTAATTTGTCCACTATATCCAATATCTGGAAGAACTATTTGACGAGAGTAATATTCTATTTCAGCTTGCGAAAGATCAAAATTTTTATTTTCACTCAAAATCTTTTCCTCCACGCTTTTTAAATACTAATTTTTTTATATATGCCTTGAAGGAGTTTTCTTAAGGATTTTGCATCATTAATCTTTTAATTCATTAAAATACTTGAAGGTCATTAACCCTCTATAACAGAGTTATAAATAATACAAGTAGTATTTATATTTTATCTTTTAAAAACATTTTTTCATAATATCTCGTAAATAATTATAAAAACAGATGATAATTGAGGAAGTTTATTTTTAATTCTTTTAAGAAGCAACATTTTTTTAACTTTAGGAGCAACAATAGCAACGCTTATTAATCTACGAAATGAATTTCTATTGCATGCCATTTTAACTTCATGCTGTTTACTTCATTTATCTTGAATATAAAAAATGTTTAAAAAAGGTTTTTAATGCCCAAAATAATTTTCTAACACTCTTCTAACACCTCTCCTGATAACTTCAGAGAGCGTTGAAGGGCTTATGCCTAGTTTACGCGAAAGCTTAACTATATTAATTTTTTTAGGGTAATCAAAGAAGCCTGTTTTTAATGCAAGCCATAGAATTCTCTCCTGATTTTCAGTTAAAGCTTTTCCTTTTACCTCAAACCTACCTAGCTTTAATATTTTTACTCTAAAATTATTGCTTTCTAAAGCAGATATTATACTTTTATAAGCTTCAAAGCTTGGAGCAACAAAGCTATATAAAATAGTAGAGTTTTGAATGGTTCTTCCAGAAGCTAGGAATGAGCCATGCGATAATATAGCGTTGCAAACATCACAGCCTTCACTTTCCACCCAAACTGTGGAGCTTTTAGATTTAATAGTGATTTTTACAATTTTATCTTTTGGAATATGTTTAATCTCGGTGGGAGGCAACTCCACTAAATGCCTAATTAAGCCGCCGCTTAACCCTCTAATATCAGTTACCTTAAACTGTTGAATGCCCACTGCTTGCATTAATCTTAATATTTTACACTTCTTATTTTCAACTTCTATAGTCACATAGTAAGGTTCATTCCATAAATTTTTCATTTACATCCCTCATATTTTCGGGAATATTTAATATGATTCTATATTAATTTTTTAGCTTGGTGAATAAAATTGATTAATCAATGGCCCGTTAAAATATTGTTAGTTCATCCTCAAGCGCCATTCCTTCAAAAGGAAGCTTTAACTATAGCAGCTGATTGTGCGGTTTTATCAAATAAAGAGTTTGGAGAAAGATTTAGAAGGGGTGAAACTGTAATTATAGGGTGCCCATTGCTTGAAGATCCGGATAGGCTTATGAGTAAATTAACTTTAGTAATGAAGGAAACTTTAGCTAATAAAATTGATGTATATACAATGGAGGTCCCATGCTGTCACGCAATACATATGATGGTTATGAAGGCAATTGAGAATTCAAGAAAAGAAAATGCGAGTGTAAACCATTATATAGTTAGAGTAACTTCTGGAGAATCTGAATTATATAAACCTGGCGTAATAGATGAATCTATGATTGAAGCTGAGAGGAAAGCTCATGGCCATACTCATTAAACCTGAAGTTAAAAAACCTAGATTTATAGTAGCTATAGATGAAAATAAATGCATTGGATGTGGAAATTGCATTGAAGCATGCTTAACTGAAGCGTTACAATTAATTAACGGAAAAGCTAAGCTGGTTAACGAAAAACTATGCGATGGATTCGGATCTTGCATTGCCGCTTGCCAAAATCATGCTATTAAACTAGAGTATAGAGAAGCTGAAGATTTTGATTGGTCAATCTTAAACAAAATACGCTTTGAAAAACTTATGAAAAAACTTAGAATGACAAGTTCATCCATAAAATAAACCTTTAAATTTTTATACATTCAACTTTTTAAAAGATGAAGAATTAGTTAAGCAGATTGCTTTACAACGTAAAGCCTGAGATAGGCTTACATGAGGTTGAAAAGTATTTTTCGAAGGATTATCCATTGTCTAAGCTTATAGTTTAGAAGAATAGAGAAAGCTGGAAAAAGATGAAGAATACGAATGAAGTATAGAAGTGAGTAGATGAAGTTGGTCTAAAGGAAGCTTAAAGTAAGAAAACTGTTTAAGGAAAAACTTATTGACAAACCTGAAAATTTCCCAGAATAATTGAAGATAGCATTATGTCTTTTAGTAAATAACTAATAATAAGAATTAAAGCTTTTTTTAAAAGCGAAAACTGAATAAAGCTTACCCCTAGATTGCACTTCTTCCTTAACCTTTTACGCTTTCTTCTTAGAAAGCTTTTAAAACGAAATTGGCTATTTGACTGTTAAGCTTCAGAAATTTTTATGGAGCCAAGTGCGGGGGGTGGGATTTGAACCCACGAAGGCCTACGCCACGGGATAACTCACATCGCGCAGGTCTTGAGTGTAGCGCGCGCGGTTAAGCGCGGCCCGCCCATTTGACCTTTAGAGGCTTTTAAGCTGGCTCTGGTACCCCCGCAAATTAAAAAGAGAAGGGGTTTAAACCCCCTTAAAAAAGAAGATTATTCTTTTACAGTTATAGCTTGAGTTGGACATTGAGTTACGCAAGCCATGCATAAAATGCATTCGCTTTCTCTTACTGGAACAGATTTTTTAGAATCAGGATAATCTGGGAGGTTTTGCATTTCAAAAACGTTTACTGGGCATACGCTTACGCAAACTTCATCTCCATTGCATTTGCTCCAATCAACTTTTACACTTGGCATTTTTCACCATCTCCAAGTTTTTAATTTGGGAGTATTTAAACCCAATTATTTAAATTTTGCTTTTTAAATTTTTTAAGTAAAGTTTTTTATTCTTCATTAATTCTCTATACTATAAATGTAAAAGATTAAGATAAAAATAAATTCTTGAGGTTTTAAATTTGGTTAAAAGATTAGCGGTTTCAGATGTAGATTTATGTGTTGGCTGCCAATGCTGCATGATTGCATGTAATAGAAGATTTGGTGAAGCTGGAGTAGCGAAATCTTCTATTCATGTAAGATCTGCTGGTGGTATAGAAAGGGGTTTTATAGTTTTGGTTTGTAGAGCTTGTATTGATCCACCTTGTATGAAAGTTTGCCCAACCAATGCTTTATCTAAAAGAATTGGAGGAGGAGTAATTTTAAATTCAAGTAAATGTGTTGGATGCAAACTTTGTGTTAATGCTTGCACTATTGGAGCTATATTTTGGGATGAGGAAAATGAAAAACCTGTTATTTGTGTTCATTGCGGTTACTGTGTTGATTACTGTCCTTATAATGTTATAAGAATGGAGGAAATTAGTTAAATGAAGGTTATACCATCAAAAATTCTTTATATAGATCTTTCAAGAAGGAGATTTTGGATTGAAGATAGAAAAGAACTTTTTGAAGAATGGGTTGGGGGCTCAGGAGTAGCAATAAAGCTTCTTGAAGAAGAATGCCCTAAAAATGCTAACCCTCTTGAACCTGAAAACCCAATAATATTTGCTGTAGGCCCCTTTACAGGTTTTTACCCTATAGCTTCTAAAACTGTAGCTATGTTTAAATCACCATTAACTGGAAATTTAGGGGAAAGCCATTGCGGTGGAAGAAGCGCTTTAGCTATAAGAATGGCTGGTTATGGAGCAATAGTTATTAAAGGAGCAAGTGAAACACCTGTTTATTTAGCTATTCATGGTGAAAAAGCATACTTTAGAGAGGCTTCAGCTATATGGAATATGGCTAATAGCTATACTGTTGGAAGAATTTTGAGAGATAGAGAGCCTGGCGCGGGCGCTAGAACAATTATGCGAATAGGAAGAGCTGGAGAAAAATTGATTTCATACGCTTGTGTAGTTACGGAAACTTATAGGCATTTTGGAAGACTTGGTTTAGGGGCTGTTTTTGGAAGCAAAAAATTAAAGGCTATAGTAGTTTCAGGAAGAAGATCGTTACCTTTAGTTGACCCTAAAGCTTATAGAGAGATTTATAAAGAAATTTTTACTCTTTTAGTTGAATCACCTTCAATGAAAAAATACCATGAATTAGGTACATCTATGAACGTTAATCCTTTAAATGAACTTAAAGCATTACCAACAAGAAACTTAAAAGAAGCAAATTTTGATGAAGCTGAAAAAATTTCTGGAGAAAGTTTTGCTAAAGATTTTCTTGGAAGAAGATTAGCTTGCGCTCATTGTCCAGTAAGCTGTATACATTTAGCTGCTCTTAGGATGCCTTATGATTCAGAACCATATTTTTACAAAACCAAAATGATTAGCTATGATTATGAAACAATTTATAGTTTAGGATCTATGATTGGAATAGGCAATCCTAAAGAGCTTCTTAAGCTTCTAGATGAAGTTGAAGCTTTAGGGCTTGATGCTATAAGTACAGGTGTAGCTTTAGCTTGGGCTACAGAAGCTCAAGAAAAAGGATTAATTTCAATTAATGAAACTAATGGGTTAAATTTAAAATGGGGTGATGCTGAAACATATTTAAAAGCAATAAGGTTTTTAGTAAATCAAGTAAACGATTTTTATAAAGCTTTAGGAAAAGGCATTGAATACGCTTCAAACATTTATGGTGGAAAAGAATTTGCATTAGCTTTTGGCGGAAATGAAATGCCAGGTTACCACACAGGTTTAGCTGCGCAT
This is a stretch of genomic DNA from Candidatus Bathyarchaeota archaeon. It encodes these proteins:
- a CDS encoding ferredoxin family protein, which gives rise to MPSVKVDWSKCNGDEVCVSVCPVNVFEMQNLPDYPDSKKSVPVRESECILCMACVTQCPTQAITVKE
- a CDS encoding HesA/MoeB/ThiF family protein, whose product is MSENKNFDLSQAEIEYYSRQIVLPDIGYSGQIKLKKGSICIVGLGGLGSPIAIQLAAMGVGHLRLVDHDVVEASNLQRQHIYSIKYLGYPKVEAAAIRLKELNPNIEVEPLPLSLNHRNIDEIIKGVDVVVDGLDRMSTRYIINRACQKIGVPYIYGAAIMTFGSASTIIPGETPCLECFQGEVDDSLLPSCAVVGVHPSILNIIASIEVSEAVKIITGKKPLLTGKLLYCDIGEMTFDIINVLKSDKCPICSLKQAIIKPVEEKIVSELCGREGKRVFLITPKKNLNIDMNKLALLIAGFKNFNIRVKANLGITFTDSDNNRVISILKSGIMVVDNFNSEEEAYAFYKRILVDGLGISIINIES
- a CDS encoding helix-turn-helix domain-containing protein yields the protein MKNLWNEPYYVTIEVENKKCKILRLMQAVGIQQFKVTDIRGLSGGLIRHLVELPPTEIKHIPKDKIVKITIKSKSSTVWVESEGCDVCNAILSHGSFLASGRTIQNSTILYSFVAPSFEAYKSIISALESNNFRVKILKLGRFEVKGKALTENQERILWLALKTGFFDYPKKINIVKLSRKLGISPSTLSEVIRRGVRRVLENYFGH
- a CDS encoding 4Fe-4S binding protein yields the protein MIACNRRFGEAGVAKSSIHVRSAGGIERGFIVLVCRACIDPPCMKVCPTNALSKRIGGGVILNSSKCVGCKLCVNACTIGAIFWDEENEKPVICVHCGYCVDYCPYNVIRMEEIS
- a CDS encoding aldehyde ferredoxin oxidoreductase family protein translates to MKVIPSKILYIDLSRRRFWIEDRKELFEEWVGGSGVAIKLLEEECPKNANPLEPENPIIFAVGPFTGFYPIASKTVAMFKSPLTGNLGESHCGGRSALAIRMAGYGAIVIKGASETPVYLAIHGEKAYFREASAIWNMANSYTVGRILRDREPGAGARTIMRIGRAGEKLISYACVVTETYRHFGRLGLGAVFGSKKLKAIVVSGRRSLPLVDPKAYREIYKEIFTLLVESPSMKKYHELGTSMNVNPLNELKALPTRNLKEANFDEAEKISGESFAKDFLGRRLACAHCPVSCIHLAALRMPYDSEPYFYKTKMISYDYETIYSLGSMIGIGNPKELLKLLDEVEALGLDAISTGVALAWATEAQEKGLISINETNGLNLKWGDAETYLKAIRFLVNQVNDFYKALGKGIEYASNIYGGKEFALAFGGNEMPGYHTGLAAHLGFLIGSRHSHLDCAGYSIDQKIVATGKKSTIEELTEELINEEAWRQILSSLVICFFARGIYKPELIIKAFKPLGMEFTEDSLKKIGRKILKAKYEFKVREGFKLNKLRIPERIFQTSAPAGEILKESIAKALSLAEEKLTNLP
- a CDS encoding 4Fe-4S binding protein, translated to MAILIKPEVKKPRFIVAIDENKCIGCGNCIEACLTEALQLINGKAKLVNEKLCDGFGSCIAACQNHAIKLEYREAEDFDWSILNKIRFEKLMKKLRMTSSSIK